Proteins encoded in a region of the Gallalistipes aquisgranensis genome:
- the rodA gene encoding rod shape-determining protein RodA, producing MVSNRNSTLVSGVDWVTILVYAVLVFLGWLNIYAAVYDESHAGIFDLGQRYGMQMVWIGVSFMLAVVILLVDDKYWHMLAYPLYWITILILIGVLFVGKEVNGARSWIVIGPVALQPTELVKFTTALALARYMSTYSFSIHKLSCLLQVGLILALPVGIIMLQNDTGSALVYGAFLFVLYREGFNGWVYVAAIMLVLLFVFSFLLTPETLLIVLILVCVTGEGIANGRWRLKLIYLAGVALGAILLYFGGNLLLESHLSVNAAVLVSVGVSLLFVAAYAYRNRLRNVWMYVGLFCGSLFFTLTVDYVFDNVLQVHQQKRILDLLGLESDLKGWGYNVNQSKIAIGSGGFFGKGFLNGTQTKYNFVPEQSTDFIFCTVGEEWGFVGSAAVAALFCLLILRLMKMGERQQEPFGRIYCYSVAAIFFFHVLINIGMTIGLMPVIGIPLPFFSYGGSSLIAFTVLLFVAVRLDATKRETIINH from the coding sequence ATGGTAAGTAACCGTAACAGCACGCTGGTGAGCGGAGTGGACTGGGTGACGATCCTCGTCTATGCGGTGCTGGTCTTCCTGGGCTGGCTCAATATTTACGCCGCCGTTTACGACGAGTCGCACGCGGGGATTTTCGACCTCGGACAGCGCTACGGCATGCAGATGGTCTGGATCGGGGTCTCCTTCATGCTCGCAGTGGTGATCCTGCTGGTGGACGACAAATACTGGCACATGCTGGCCTATCCCCTTTACTGGATTACGATCCTCATCCTTATCGGAGTGCTTTTCGTGGGCAAGGAGGTGAACGGGGCCCGTTCGTGGATCGTGATCGGTCCCGTGGCCCTGCAGCCCACCGAGCTGGTGAAGTTCACCACGGCGCTGGCACTGGCCCGGTACATGAGTACGTACAGTTTCTCGATCCATAAACTGAGCTGCCTGTTGCAGGTCGGGCTGATCCTGGCCCTGCCCGTGGGGATCATCATGCTCCAGAACGACACCGGATCGGCGCTCGTCTATGGGGCGTTCCTCTTCGTGCTCTACCGGGAGGGATTCAACGGGTGGGTTTACGTGGCCGCCATCATGCTGGTGCTGCTTTTCGTCTTTTCGTTCCTGCTCACGCCGGAGACGCTTCTGATCGTCCTGATCCTCGTCTGCGTGACCGGCGAGGGGATCGCCAACGGACGCTGGCGTCTGAAACTGATCTATCTGGCCGGAGTGGCCCTGGGCGCCATCCTGCTCTATTTCGGAGGCAATCTGCTGCTGGAGAGCCATCTCTCGGTCAATGCGGCGGTCCTGGTGTCGGTCGGGGTGTCGCTCCTTTTCGTGGCCGCCTACGCTTACCGCAACCGGCTGCGCAACGTGTGGATGTACGTAGGACTTTTCTGCGGTTCGCTGTTCTTCACGCTCACGGTGGACTATGTTTTCGACAACGTGCTGCAAGTCCACCAGCAGAAGCGGATTCTCGATCTGCTGGGATTGGAATCGGATTTGAAGGGGTGGGGGTACAACGTGAACCAGTCGAAGATCGCCATCGGGTCGGGAGGCTTTTTCGGAAAAGGTTTCCTGAACGGGACCCAGACCAAGTACAATTTCGTGCCCGAACAGAGTACGGACTTTATCTTCTGCACGGTGGGCGAGGAGTGGGGGTTCGTGGGCAGTGCGGCGGTGGCGGCGCTCTTCTGCCTGCTCATCCTGAGGCTGATGAAGATGGGAGAACGCCAGCAGGAACCTTTCGGACGGATCTACTGTTACAGCGTGGCGGCGATCTTCTTCTTCCATGTGCTGATCAATATCGGCATGACCATCGGCCTGATGCCCGTGATCGGGATTCCGCTGCCCTTTTTCAGCTACGGAGGCTCTTCGCTGATCGCTTTCACGGTGCTGCTCTTCGTGGCCGTGCGGCTCGATGCCACCAAACGCGAAACCATTATAAACCATTAG
- the mrdA gene encoding penicillin-binding protein 2, with protein sequence MERRRILSGVVVGTFVVILVRLFYIQVVDGTYKEDAANNVLRYEVQYPPRGEVYDRNGEFLVQSREAYDLMVVPRDVKPFDTVLLGNIIGATVPQIRKELRKASNFSRRRPSVLFKQLPKEVKLRLEERTFPGFYTVYRTVRSYPRKIAGNLLGYVGEVTDRILERDTAGYYRSGDYIGMSGIELAYEEVLRGQKGVKVNMVDVFGISKGSYRDGMYDTLATPGTAITCSIDARLQALGEELMEGKVGSIVAIEPSTGEILIMASSPTYDPDELIGRDRGNNYMKLLNNKRHPLFNRAVMAKYPPGSTFKLVNGLIGMQEGVLRPEQLYPCHMGYTVGRGVKCHAHGSPLNMVEAVQTSCNAYFCFVFRNIVDNRKYGSVKKGFDVWAEYVRSFGYGRSLHSDFAGELNGYVPTSEFYNKRYRGSWNSLTTISLSIGQGELGCTPLQMANLAATVANRGYYYTPHVVKRIHDRDSIDRRFYERHTTMVDPKYFDPVVEGMWRAVNRDGGSGRIAQVEGLDICGKTGTAQNPHGADHSTFLCFAPRENPKIAVSVYVENGRFGATIAAPIASLIVEQYLTDTITRPALVDYVKNMQIYYPAYGK encoded by the coding sequence ATGGAGCGCAGGAGAATATTGTCGGGAGTGGTGGTCGGGACGTTTGTCGTGATCCTCGTGCGGCTGTTCTACATTCAGGTGGTGGACGGGACCTACAAGGAGGACGCGGCCAACAACGTGCTGCGTTACGAAGTGCAGTATCCGCCGCGGGGGGAGGTGTACGACCGCAACGGCGAGTTTCTCGTGCAGAGCCGGGAGGCCTACGACCTGATGGTGGTGCCGCGCGACGTGAAACCGTTCGACACCGTCCTGCTGGGCAATATCATCGGGGCGACCGTTCCCCAGATCCGCAAGGAGCTGCGCAAGGCCTCCAATTTCTCCCGCCGCCGGCCTTCGGTGCTCTTCAAACAACTGCCCAAGGAGGTGAAGCTCCGGCTCGAAGAGCGGACGTTCCCGGGTTTCTATACGGTGTACCGTACGGTGCGTTCCTATCCGAGAAAAATAGCCGGCAACCTGCTCGGTTACGTGGGCGAGGTGACCGACCGCATTCTGGAGCGGGACACGGCGGGCTACTACCGCAGCGGCGACTATATCGGCATGAGCGGAATCGAACTGGCCTACGAGGAGGTGCTCCGGGGGCAGAAGGGTGTGAAGGTCAACATGGTGGACGTGTTCGGCATCTCGAAGGGATCGTACCGCGACGGGATGTATGATACGCTGGCCACGCCCGGTACGGCCATCACCTGTTCGATCGACGCCCGGCTCCAGGCGCTGGGCGAGGAGCTGATGGAGGGAAAAGTAGGCAGCATCGTGGCGATCGAACCCTCGACCGGGGAGATTCTGATCATGGCCAGCAGTCCCACCTATGATCCGGACGAGCTGATCGGCCGCGACCGGGGCAACAACTACATGAAACTGCTCAACAACAAGCGGCACCCGCTCTTCAACCGGGCGGTGATGGCCAAATATCCTCCCGGCTCCACGTTCAAGCTGGTGAACGGGCTGATCGGCATGCAGGAAGGGGTGTTGCGTCCCGAGCAGCTGTATCCGTGCCACATGGGGTATACCGTGGGCCGGGGCGTGAAGTGCCATGCCCACGGCTCGCCGCTGAACATGGTCGAGGCGGTGCAGACCTCCTGCAACGCCTATTTCTGTTTCGTGTTCCGGAATATCGTGGACAACCGGAAATACGGCAGCGTCAAGAAAGGGTTCGACGTGTGGGCCGAGTATGTCCGCAGTTTCGGGTACGGGAGAAGCCTGCATTCCGATTTCGCGGGCGAGCTGAACGGCTATGTTCCCACTTCGGAGTTCTACAACAAACGTTACCGGGGCAGCTGGAACTCGCTGACCACCATTTCTCTCTCCATCGGACAGGGCGAACTGGGCTGTACCCCCCTGCAGATGGCCAACCTGGCCGCCACGGTGGCCAACCGGGGGTATTACTATACGCCTCACGTGGTCAAACGGATTCACGACCGGGATTCGATCGACCGGCGGTTCTACGAACGCCACACCACGATGGTCGACCCGAAATATTTCGACCCGGTGGTCGAGGGAATGTGGCGGGCCGTCAACCGGGACGGCGGTTCGGGCCGCATCGCACAGGTCGAGGGGCTCGACATCTGCGGCAAGACGGGCACGGCCCAGAATCCGCACGGGGCCGACCACTCCACGTTCCTCTGTTTCGCTCCGCGCGAGAACCCGAAGATCGCCGTGTCGGTCTATGTCGAAAACGGACGTTTCGGGGCCACGATCGCCGCGCCGATCGCCAGCCTGATCGTGGAACAGTACCTCACCGATACGATCACGCGGCCGGCCCTGGTCGATTACGTGAAAAATATGCAAATCTACTATCCGGCCTATGGTAAGTAA
- a CDS encoding rod shape-determining protein MreD yields the protein MYRFLEYTLLFVIVVLLQIFLFNNLNLSVYVNPLVYIAFVVMLPMEINRAALLLLGFLLGGVMDMIMGTAGINTIATLATAFLRPSVLTLTAGKEDVMGGGVPCIGRLGRKKYLRYLLVLILLQCFIFFTFESLTWSYYYLTLVRIVLSTLVTALLIYFFQFLFVIKGTAKN from the coding sequence ATGTACCGCTTTTTGGAATATACCCTGCTTTTCGTGATCGTCGTGTTGTTGCAGATTTTCCTGTTCAACAACCTGAACCTTAGCGTGTATGTCAATCCGTTGGTTTACATCGCCTTCGTCGTGATGCTGCCGATGGAGATCAACCGGGCTGCACTGTTGCTGCTGGGCTTCCTGCTGGGGGGCGTGATGGACATGATTATGGGTACGGCGGGAATCAATACGATCGCCACGCTGGCCACGGCTTTCCTGCGTCCGTCCGTCCTGACGCTCACGGCGGGCAAGGAGGATGTGATGGGCGGAGGCGTGCCCTGCATTGGGCGGCTGGGCCGCAAGAAGTATCTGCGCTACCTGCTGGTCCTCATCCTGCTGCAATGTTTCATCTTCTTCACGTTCGAATCGCTGACGTGGAGTTATTACTACCTGACGCTGGTGCGGATCGTGCTCAGTACGCTGGTGACCGCCCTGCTGATATACTTTTTTCAGTTTCTGTTCGTTATAAAGGGAACCGCTAAGAATTGA